A region of the Microcystis aeruginosa FD4 genome:
CTGATGATTACTATACGCAAAGCTGAGGAAAGAGGCCACGCTAACTATGGTTGGTTGGATACCTATCATACTTTTTCTTTTGCCCAATATTATGATCCCCAACAGATTAATTTTAGGAGTCTAAGAGTTATTAATGAGGATAAAGTGATTGGGGGAAAAGGATTTCACACCCACGGACACCACGATATGGAGATTTTAACCTATGTTTTGGAGGGAGAACTAGAACACCAAGACAGTCTCGGCACGGGTTCCGTGATTCGACACGGTGAAATTCAACGGATGAGCGCAGGAACAGGAATAAAACACAGTGAATTTAATCATTCTGCCACTAATCCCCTCCATCTTCTGCAAATTTGGATTATTCCCGACCCAAAAAATCTAGAACCCAGTTATGAACAAAAAGCGATCGAATTTTCTCCCCATACCTTACAGTTAATCGCCTCTCCCACTGGTGCTGGTAATGCGGTTAAAGTCCATCAAGACGTTAATCTCTACGCAGGAATTTTGCCACTAGGACAGTCCCTCACCCATTCCTTAGATGGAGGTCGTTATGGCTGGTTACAGGTGGCTAGAGGGCAAATAACCGTGAATGGCGTGCATTTACAAGCAGGGGATGGAGCCGCCATCAGCGACGAAACCGGTTTAACCATTCAATCCCTAGAAAACTCGGAAATTTTGCTTTTTGACCTAGGGTAGCCGACTGATTAACGGGGGAAAGGCGGACGCATTTGCTCACACGGGTACAGGGTTATTTGCCCGGACAACGGGCTAACCTTCTCCAATATCAGGTCAATCAGAACCTAGCCGACGGGGACGATTTCATTAACTATTGTTGTAGTGGCGATCGCATAGTTGAATTTTGAGTTTCTAAAAGAGCGACTAAAGTTTCTAAGGTTTCATCGGGATTTGTTCCCTTGGATAGAGTAATTAAAATACCGTCTCTTTCAGGAGTTCCTTTGACGCACTCCCCGTTGACTTGATCGGTAAAGCAAATAACGGGATTGCCATCAATTTTCCCCGTAGTTAAATAATTGAATTTACTATCTTTGCTGTAGGCCGCTAATCGCTTACTTACCAATTCACAGCGTTTTTGTGGATCATAACCAATCTCTTTAAATTCTTCAGACTCCCAAAGAATGACGGGAAGTTTCTTCTGTTGGTTGAGTTCAATTACTGTTGTGGGTTGATTGTTTTCTTGAATACAGAGAAAGTTAGCTTTCTGCAAATTTTTGGGAAGTTGTTGAGCGGGCGTTGGTTCGGTTATTGGTGTCTTGATCGGGGTTGGTTCTAGGGTAACTACCGATTTGGGAGTCGGTTCTGCTATCCGGGCAGGTGTGGAAGTTGGCCGTCTGGGAATAGTGCTGGAAGCAACGAGGGTAACAATTGGTTTTGACTGGGGTTTGACAACAGTTTTTTGAACGATAGTTGTCGAAACGACGGGTTTAATTCGAGGTTCTTTCACACTAGACCGACCAGTCTCTCTTGCGATTTGTCTACGACTAGAACGAGTACCGGTCGTTGTTGTAGTTTTTCTAATAATAGTTTGTTGAGCAACAGGAGATTTGACGGGTTTTTGACCACCACCAGCAGACGTGGTATTTTTGGCGATGACCACTCCAGTAGTATCTTCATTATTTTTAGCGATCACAACTCCAGTATCTTCTGATTTATTGCCCTCGATCACGCTCCCACTAGCCTCTGACCGATTTTTCTCGATCACGATTCCATTAAATTCTGATTTATTTCCCTCGATAACATTTTCTGGTTGAGCAAATCCAGTCTGAAAATAGATTAACTCTTGTAATACGGTAAAACCTGCCGCTAATAAAAAACAAGATTTATTCATGATTACTTATTCCTCACTTCAAGTATTTAATTAATATCCGAAAATTTTTATCACTGAATCCCCTATATTTTTCATACAAGATACACAAACAGTATCAACCTAAGCAAATAAAAATTAGATTTTTTTTGATTTATTTGCTTAAATGCCAAACTCAAGACAGATAAAAGTAGCTAAAGCAGTTTAGATACCCTTGAACCCTTAAAGTTTAGTAATATAGTGTTTCTCATTTTTTAGGCTACTGACTATTGTACTCAGACTCGTCTAGGGAAAATTTTGTGCCTCGTAATCAAGAAAATTGCTATATCAAGGTTCTCATCTAGCCTACTGCCCCCTGGTATTCATTCACAAAGCGATGATGAACGTTGCCTTAACCATGATTATATCGCTTGCAACCAGGGGTTGAACCGTTTTACAGTCCACAGATATAAATCATTTGGAATCGATGCTCCCTACCATCTTCCCACTCTAACATCGCGGGTAAATGTCCTCGAGGTGGAGTTGGCGATTTGGTAAAAATTGGTTCTAAGCCAGCAATATATTTAGTTTTACCTTCCAGTTGTTCGTAACGCCATTCCACTTTTACTATATCTTGTCCAGGCAGTCTCCATTGGATTGTTTCATAAAACTTACTGGCATTTTTTCCCA
Encoded here:
- a CDS encoding pirin family protein, yielding MITIRKAEERGHANYGWLDTYHTFSFAQYYDPQQINFRSLRVINEDKVIGGKGFHTHGHHDMEILTYVLEGELEHQDSLGTGSVIRHGEIQRMSAGTGIKHSEFNHSATNPLHLLQIWIIPDPKNLEPSYEQKAIEFSPHTLQLIASPTGAGNAVKVHQDVNLYAGILPLGQSLTHSLDGGRYGWLQVARGQITVNGVHLQAGDGAAISDETGLTIQSLENSEILLFDLG
- a CDS encoding COP23 domain-containing protein gives rise to the protein MNKSCFLLAAGFTVLQELIYFQTGFAQPENVIEGNKSEFNGIVIEKNRSEASGSVIEGNKSEDTGVVIAKNNEDTTGVVIAKNTTSAGGGQKPVKSPVAQQTIIRKTTTTTGTRSSRRQIARETGRSSVKEPRIKPVVSTTIVQKTVVKPQSKPIVTLVASSTIPRRPTSTPARIAEPTPKSVVTLEPTPIKTPITEPTPAQQLPKNLQKANFLCIQENNQPTTVIELNQQKKLPVILWESEEFKEIGYDPQKRCELVSKRLAAYSKDSKFNYLTTGKIDGNPVICFTDQVNGECVKGTPERDGILITLSKGTNPDETLETLVALLETQNSTMRSPLQQ